One genomic window of Myxocyprinus asiaticus isolate MX2 ecotype Aquarium Trade chromosome 5, UBuf_Myxa_2, whole genome shotgun sequence includes the following:
- the LOC127440794 gene encoding gastrula zinc finger protein XlCGF57.1-like, with translation MDFIKEEREDMGYPEPHRVKNEDTEEQIDMMLVKEECQEVEEVNQYQTSSNSEKNSSHKSQETRAKKSYTCPQCGKSFKQKGNLKNHIKIHTGEKPFTCLQCGKSFIRADSLMEHMRIHSGERPFICPQCGKSFTRKAHLNSHARIHAEEKPFKCLQCGKSFTREVHLKSHTSIHAKEKPFTCLQCGKSFTRADSLKKHMRIHTGEKPSECLQCGQSFTQKGNLNKHIRIHTGEKPFICLQCGQSFTQKGNLKYHIKIHTGERPFTCLQCGKSFIRPDSLMQHMRRHSGERPFICPQCGKSFTRKAHLNSHARIHAEEKPFTCLQCGKSFTREVHLKSHTSVHAKEKPFTCLQCGKSFTRADSLKKHMRIHTGKTLSRASDLKLHQRIHTGEKPYKCSHCEKSFSRPGVLKLHERVHTGERPFHCHTCGKSFCQSGHLLVHLKRCHGKSQ, from the coding sequence acaTGATGCTTGTGAAAGAGGAATGTCAAGAAGTGGAGGAGGTAAATCAGTATCAGACATCAAGTAATTCTGAAAAGAATTCTTCACATAAAAGTCAAGAAACAAGAGCCAAAAAATCTTATACCTGccctcaatgtggaaagagtttcaaacaaAAAGGAAACCTTAAGAATCACAtaaaaattcacactggagagaagcctttcacatgccttcagtgtggaaagagtttcatacgTGCAGACAGCCTTATGGAGCACATGCgaattcactctggagagaggcctttcatatgccctcagtgtggaaagagtttcacacgtaAAGCTCATCTTAATAGTCATGCAAGAATTCATGCTGAAGAGAAGCCTTTTAAGTGCctccagtgtggaaagagtttcacacgtgAAGTTCATCTTAAGAGTCACACAAGTATTCACGCTAAAGAGAAGCCTTTCACGTGCctccagtgtggaaagagtttcacacgtgCAGACAGCCTTAAgaagcacatgagaattcacactggagagaagccttccgaatgccttcagtgtggacagagtttcacacaaaaaggaaaccttaataaacacataagaattcacactggagagaagcctttcatatgccttcagtgtggacagagtttcacacaaaaaggaaacctTAAGTATCACAtaaaaattcacactggagagaggccattcacatgccttcagtgtggaaagagtttcatacgTCCAGACAGCCTTATGCAACACATGAGAAGGCACTCTGGAGAGAGACCTTTCatatgccctcagtgtggaaagagtttcacacgtaAAGCTCATCTTAATAGTCATGCAAGAATTCACGCTGAAGAGAAGCCTTTCACGTGCctccaatgtggaaagagtttcacacgtgAAGTTCATCTTAAGAGTCACACAAGTGTTCACGCTAAAGAGAAGCCTTTCACGTGCCTCCAGtgcggaaagagtttcacacgtgCAGACAGCCTTAAGAAGCACATGAGAATTCATACTGGGAAAACCTTGAGTAGAGCCAGCGACTTGAAGCTGCATcaaagaatccatactggagaaaaaccttacaagtgttcacattgtgaaaagagtttcagtcGGCCAGGAGTCCTGAAATTGcatgagagagtgcatactggagagaggcCATTCCACTGCCATACATGTGGAAAGAGCTTTTGCCAGTCAGGTCATCTACTGGTTCATTTAAAAAGGTGTCATGGAAAGTCACAGTGA